In Oryzias melastigma strain HK-1 linkage group LG18, ASM292280v2, whole genome shotgun sequence, one DNA window encodes the following:
- the LOC112155818 gene encoding Fc receptor-like protein 1, with protein sequence MEGTSVQMLLALSSLLCCTTNQIGVTVSPSRSQFFEGESVILNCEDDSSAGWTLRRNTSRRTRTQCGPEWGSGDGLSCNISYMYPADSGVYWCESRGGGASSMVVNISVSGGSVILQSPVLPVMEGHDLTLSCQSKTPPSNPSAAFYKDGSLIRTEPTGHMTLQHVSRSDEGLYKCHIRDHGESPSSWISVSGEELHCHLTMDFLHAVT encoded by the exons ATGGAGGGAACATCTGTCCAGATGCTGCTGG ctctgagctcCCTGCTGTGCTGCACAACAAACCAAA ttggtgtgactgtgagtcCCAGCAGATCTCAGTTCTTTGAAGGAGAATCAGTGATTCTGAACTGTGAGGACGACAGCTCTGCAGGATGGACTCTGAGGAGAAACACCAGCAGAAGAACCAGGACTCAGTGTGGACCTGAGTGGGGATCAGGAGATGGTTTGTCCTGTAACATCAGTTACATGTACCCAGCAGACAGTGGAGTGTACTGGTGTGAgtccagagggggaggagccagcagCATGGTGGTTAACATCAGTGTCTCTG GTGGATCAGTGATCCTGCAGAGTCCTGTCCTCCCTGTGATGGAGGGTCATGACCTCACTctgagctgtcaatcaaagaccCCTCCCTCCAACCCCTCAGCTGCTTTCTATAAAGATGGCTCCCTCATCAGGACTGAGCctacaggtcacatgaccctccAGCATGTTTCCAGGTCTGATGAAGGTCTCTACAAGTGTCACATCAGGGATCATGGAGAGTCTCCATCCAGCTGGATCTCTGTCTCAGGTGAGGAGCTTCACTGTCATCTCACCATGGATTTCCTCCATGCAGTCACCTGA
- the LOC112156359 gene encoding protein turtle-like: MEGTSVQMLLALSSLLCCTTNQIGVTVSPSRSQFFKGESVILNCEDDSSGGWTLRRNTSRGTRTQCGSGQGIPDNSSCKNNYLVPWDSGVYWCESRGGGASSMVVNISVSGGSVILQSPVLPVMEGHDLTLSCQSKTPPSNPSAAFYKDGSLIRTEPTGHMTLQHVSRSDEGLYKCHIRDHGESPSSWISVSGSDPSVSMVMTQPSHAEQGLADDYDDIITSVTTEHQF; the protein is encoded by the exons ATGGAGGGAACATCTGTCCAGATGCTGCTGG ctctgagctcCCTGCTGTGCTGCACAACAAACCAAA ttggtgtgactgtgagtcCCAGCAGATCTCAGTTCTTTAAAGGAGAATCAGTGATTCTGAACTGTGAGGACGACAGCTCTGGAGGATGGACTCTGAGGAGGAACACCAGCAGAGGAACCAGGACTCAGTGTGGATCTGGACAAGGAATACCAGATAATTCTTCTTGTAAGAACAATTATCTGGTTCCATGGGACAGTGGAGTTTACTGGTGTGAgtccagagggggaggagccagcagCATGGTGGTTAACATCAGTGTCTCTG GTGGATCAGTGATCCTGCAGAGTCCTGTCCTCCCTGTGATGGAGGGTCATGACCTCACTctgagctgtcaatcaaagaccCCTCCCTCCAACCCCTCAGCTGCTTTCTATAAAGATGGCTCCCTCATCAGGACTGAGCctacaggtcacatgaccctccAGCATGTTTCCAGGTCTGATGAAGGTCTCTACAAGTGTCACATCAGGGATCATGGAGAGTCTCCATCCAGCTGGATCTCTGTCTCAG gaaGTGACCCGTCTGTCTCCATGGTGATGACTCAGCCCTCACATGCTGAGCAGGGATTGGCTGATGactatgatgacatcatcacatctGTAACCACAGAGCATCAATTCTGA
- the LOC112155810 gene encoding protein turtle-like — protein MEGTSVQMLLALSSLLCCTTNQIGVTVSPSRSQFFEGESVILNCEDDSSAGWTLRRNTSGGTRTRCGSVWGSADGLSCKIGYVYKEDSGVYWCESRGGGASSMVVNISVSGGSVILQSPVLPVMEGHDLTLSCQSKTPPSNPSAAFYKDGSLIRTEPTGHMTLQHVSRSDEGLYKCHIRDHGESPSSWISVSERPTEAPPPASAPLPLVLRVCLHLVVISPFIISTLLLVSLCPQRASGSDPSVSMVMTQHSHAEQGLADDYDDIITSGTTEHQF, from the exons ATGGAGGGAACATCTGTCCAGATGCTGCTGG ctctgagctcCCTGCTGTGCTGCACAACAAACCAAA ttggtgtgactgtgagtcCCAGCAGATCTCAGTTCTTTGAAGGAGAATCAGTGATTCTGAACTGTGAGGACGACAGCTCTGCAGGATGGACTCTGAGGAGAAACACCTCAGGAGGAACCAGGACTCGGTGTGGATCTGTGTGGGGATCAGCAGATGGTTTGTCCTGTAAGATTGGCTACGTGTACAAAGAAGACAGTGGTGTGTACTGGTGTGAgtccagagggggaggagccagcagCATGGTGGTTAACATCAGTGTCTCTG GTGGATCAGTGATCCTGCAGAGTCCTGTCCTCCCTGTGATGGAGGGTCATGACCTCACTctgagctgtcaatcaaagaccCCTCCCTCCAACCCCTCAGCTGCTTTCTATAAAGATGGCTCCCTCATCAGGACTGAGCctacaggtcacatgaccctccAGCATGTTTCCAGGTCTGATGAAGGTCTCTACAAGTGTCACATCAGGGATCATGGAGAGTCTCCATCCAGCTGGATCTCTGTCTCAG AGAGACCcacagaagccccgccccctgcctcagctcctcttcctcttgtgTTGAGAGTGTGTCTCCACCTGGTGGTGATCAGTCCGTTCATCATCTCCACTCTCCTTCTGGTGTCTTTATGTCCACAAAGAGCCTCAG gaaGTGACCCGTCTGTCTCCATGGTGATGACCCAGCACTCACATGCTGAGCAGGGATTGGCTGATGACtacgatgacatcatcacatctGGAACCACAGAGCATCAATTCTGA
- the LOC112155794 gene encoding zinc finger protein basonuclin-1, with protein sequence MRMTALQDQCGRSWPLFCPTVRCSAFACSCPAFTPGSVQIRSCDLCGHGWVAHGLEKLPAPPTSGPVEVVLPGLVFDLGALVLYRAQAVPVRLKILLDRLFSVLTPDQVSNILNSLGWSLGDYVRGYMLQGPGGSVLDRWVMVTPEEELLLFKQFLRFGETRPIVEMMTPQGLDATDRTFGPETKPAPKSCQQDLRSPEMALVRIKNTQEPSGLLEDNNNYLENVPGLSSLLPFHSLQSDPCSSGASMKERLPFRNLSKVVLDPFTTKPAENKQEAARLKPDRDPTLHQTLKIKADPDDLRRPQTLWPSPREQELLLQRGAPEHDATSPFTPALIPSLTRSSFSPSVPSSPSSPLQKSSSPLQPLPSFSSSFCPSSRSSSSSSLHPVKFLSSQLHPLPTSLCSFSPPFPAGGRKGRVHCGFCGKSFYDKGTLKIHYNAVHLKIKHRCTVAGCTMVFSSLRSRNRHSSNPNPRLHTGAHRDVHGDPPSHDSMKNFQERRLLRDRRFRKLSWFSGFNAATMKKAPIRSRFEANCDITADNNQVFVLNRPQTPPLDSPPSCSSFGQLLSDFSCSLSGQRSAGPLPKKKSRKSSMPVKIERGMTERRKLQEEEES encoded by the exons ATGAGGATGACGGCGCTCCAGGATCAG TGTGGGCGGAGCTGGCCTCTCTTCTGCCCGACGGTCCGATGCTCCGCCTTCGCCTGCAGCTGTCCCGCCTTCACACCGGGAAGTGTCCAGATCCGGTCATGTGACCTCTGCGGTCACGGATGGGTCGCACACG GTCTGGAGAAGCTCCCGGCCCCGCCCACCTCTGGCCCAGTAGAGGTGGTTCTACCTGGACTGGTGTTTGACCTGGGGGCTCTGGTTCTGTACCGGGCTCAGGCCGTACCCGTACGACTGAAGATCTTACTGGACCGGCTCTTCAGCGTCTTGACTCCGGATCAG GTCTCCAACATCCTGAACTCTCTGGGTTGGAGTCTGGGGGATTATGTGAGAGGATACATGCTGCAG GGTCCCGGCGGGAGCGTTCTGGACCGTTGGGTCATGGTGACCCCTGAAGAAGAGCTGCTTCTCTTCAAACAGTTCCTTCGTTTCGGCGAGACCCGGCCCATCGTTGAGATGATGACGCCTCAGGGTCTGGACGCCACCGACCGAACCTTTGGTCCAGAAACCAAACCTGCTCCAAAGAGCTGCCAGCAGGACCTGAGGAGCCCAGAGATGGCGCTGGTCCGGATCAAGAACACTCAGGAACCTTCAGGTCTGCTGGAGGACAACAACAACTACTTGGAGAACGTTCCCGGACTGTCTTCACTGCTGCCGTTCCACTCCCTACAGTCAGATCCCTGCAGTTCAGGAGCTTCTATGAAG GAGCGACTTCCCTTCAGGAACCTCTCAAAGGTCGTTCTAGACCCCTTCACCACAAAACCGGCTGAGAACAAGCAGGAAGCAGCAAGACTCAAACCCGATCGTGATCCGACGCTTCATCAAACGTTAAAAATCAAAGCCGACCCCGACGACCTGAGACGACCCCAAACGCTGTGGCCCTCCCCCAGAGAGCAGGAGCTCCTCCTTCAGAGGGGAGCGCCTGAACATGACGCCACTTCTCCTTTTACTCCGGCACTGATCCCATCACTGACCCGCTCGTCCTTCAGTCCGTCCGTGCCCTCTTCACCGTCCTCTCCTCTGCAGAAGTCTTCCTCTCCTCTTCAACCTCTCCcatccttctcctcctccttctgtccttcatctcgttcttcctcttcttcatcgCTTCATCCTGTGAAGTTTTTATCCTCTCAACTGCATCCTCTCCCGACCTCCCTCTGTTCCTTCTCTCCTCCTTTCCCTGCCGGAGGTCGGAAGGGCCGAGTCCACTGTGGATTTTGTGGGAAGAGTTTCTACGATAAAG GAACTCTGAAGATCCACTACAACGCCGTCCACCTGAAGATCAAACACCGCTGCACCGTCGCAGGCTGCACCATGGTCTTCAGCTCGCTGCGGAGCCGGAACCGACACAGCTCCAACCCGAACCCGCGACTGCACACCGGCGCCCACAGAGACGTGCACGGCGACCCTCCGAGTCACGACTCGATGAAGAACTTCCAGGAACGGCGTCTGCTCAGAGACAGACGCTTCAGGAAACTCTCGTGGTTTAGTGGTTTCAATGCAGCGACCATGAAAAAAGCTCCAATCAGGAGCAGGTTTGAGGCCAACTGTGACATCACTGCAGACAATAACCAGGTCTTCGTCCTGAATCGACCACAGACTCCTCCTCTGGACTCCCctccctcctgctcctcctttgGTCAGCTGCTGTCAGACTTCTCCTGCAGCCTGAGCGGCCAGCGGTCAGCTGGACCTCTACCGAAGAAGAAATCCAGGAAGTCCAGCATGCCGGTGAAGATAGAGAGAGGGATGACGGAGAGGAGGAAGctccaggaggaagaggagagctGA